In Phycisphaerae bacterium, the DNA window GCGGGCCTGGAAAACAACCGGCTGTGATAGGGTCCGGTGACGGAATCACCCGGCCAAGTGGTCGGCACCGCACTCCATCCGATCGAAACCATCAAAGAGACGATCAACCAGACCTGCAACAATCGCCGACAAGTTGTGAGCATCATCATATCCGCGAATCCTATGAGCCTGCTCCTAAGACTGCCATGGGATTGTACCGGGCAGGCGTCCTTTAGGCGCGTTGGAACGTTGGAAACCGTTGGAGCTCAGGATTCCCAGGCGTCCAGCCGGCCGGCCGCGCGGTCCGTCACCTAGCTCATCTTTTCCCCGGACGCACGAAGAGGTTTCCTGGAAGCTGCCGGGCCAGTCCTTTGAGCTGCAGCATGATCAGGGTGGACGCTACCCGTGACTCCGGCAACCCTGCGGCAGCCGCAAGCTGGTCAACTGATCGCGGCTCGTGGTCGAGCTTGGCACAAACGGCCTGTTCGTCGCCGCTGAGCGTCGGTTGAACGTGGAACAGATTCGGCTCTCCCTCGGCCTCGGTTTCCTCGTCGGTCCCGCGCAGGGTCTGGCCGACCTCACCCAGTTCATCCAGGATGTCATCGGCACAAGTGACCAGTTTGGCGTGCTGGTCGCGAATCAAGGCGTTGGTGCCGACCGAGTAATCCGAATCCACGCGGCCGGGAACCGCGAAGACCTCGCGGTTGTACTCGCTGGCCCGGGCGGCCGTGGAAAGAGCCCCACTACGACGGGCTGCTTCGACGACCAGCACACCCAGCGACAAACCGGCAATCAAGCGGTTTCGGGGCAAGAAGTTGCCGGTATCCGGCGGCGTGGTCATGGGCAGCTCGCTGATCAGCGCCCCGTCGGCGGCCACGCGGTCGGCCAGTTCGCGATGCTCGGGCGGGTAGACGCTGGCCAACCCATTCCCCAGAACGGCTAGTGTACGTCCGCCGGCGGCCAGGGCGCCCTTGTGCGACTCGCCGTCTATCCCGCGGGCCAACCCGGAGACGATCGTCATGCCTCGCTGGGCAAGCTGGTAGCCAAAGCGATAAGCCTGCTCGCGGCCGTAGAGTGTGCTGCGACGTGACCCGACCACCGCGATGGCCAATGCATCAGTGGGTTCCAGCCTGCCGCGGACATAGAGGCAAATCGGCGGGTCGGGAATGTGGCGCAACGGGGCGGGGAACTCCTCGTCATCGCGGCAGATGATTCGTACACCGTGCCGGGCAGCCAGAGCCACCTCGCAGGCAACGTCGGCCCGATCGCGAGACCGGGCGATGGCCTCCGCGGTCGCCGGGCCGATGCCTTCAATGCTCTCCAATTG includes these proteins:
- the dprA gene encoding DNA-processing protein DprA, with translation MDPSEVASSAAIEHLRWSLTDQVGPITFGRLIERFGSAQAALGAGVRQLESIEGIGPATAEAIARSRDRADVACEVALAARHGVRIICRDDEEFPAPLRHIPDPPICLYVRGRLEPTDALAIAVVGSRRSTLYGREQAYRFGYQLAQRGMTIVSGLARGIDGESHKGALAAGGRTLAVLGNGLASVYPPEHRELADRVAADGALISELPMTTPPDTGNFLPRNRLIAGLSLGVLVVEAARRSGALSTAARASEYNREVFAVPGRVDSDYSVGTNALIRDQHAKLVTCADDILDELGEVGQTLRGTDEETEAEGEPNLFHVQPTLSGDEQAVCAKLDHEPRSVDQLAAAAGLPESRVASTLIMLQLKGLARQLPGNLFVRPGKR